A window from Canis lupus familiaris isolate Mischka breed German Shepherd chromosome 18, alternate assembly UU_Cfam_GSD_1.0, whole genome shotgun sequence encodes these proteins:
- the INTS5 gene encoding integrator complex subunit 5 → MSALCDPPGAPGPPGPAPATHGPAPLSAQELSQEIKAFLTGVDPILGHQLSAREHARCGLLLLRSLPPARAAVLDHLRGVFDESVRAHLAALDESPVAAPPHLRPPPPSHVPAGGPGLEDVVQEVQQVLSEFIRANPKAWAPVISAWSIDLMGQLSSTYSGQHQRVPHATGSLNELLQLWMGCRATRTLMDIYVQCLSALIGSCPDACVDALLDTSVQHSPHFDWVVAHIGSSFPGTIISRVLSCGLKDFCVHGGAGGGAGGSGGSSSQTPSIDPFPGSPAIPGEKRVPKIASVVGILGHLASRHGDSIRRELLRMFHDSLAGGTGGRSGDPSLQATVPFLLQLAVMSPALLGTVSGELVDCLKPPAVLSQLQQHLQGFPREELDNMLNLAVHLVSQASGAGAYRLLQFLVDTAMPASVITTQGLAVPDPVREACDRLIQLLLLHLQKLVHHRGGSPGEGVLGPPPAPRPVPFLDALRNNVGELCGETLRLERKRFLWQHQLLGLLSVYTRPSCGPEALGHLLSRARSPEELSLATQLYAGLVVSLSGLLPLAFRSCLARVHAGTLQPPFTARFLRNLALLVGWEQQGGEGPAALGARFGESASAHLSDLAPLLLHPEEEVAEAAASLLAICPFPQEALSPSQLLGLVRAGVHRFFASLRLHGPPGVASASQLLTRLSQTSPAGLKAVLQLLVEGALHRGNTELFGGEVDRDNETLSIVSAPLASASLLDTNRRHTAAVPGPGGIWSVFHAGVIGRGLKPPKFVQSRNQQEVIYNTQSLLSLLVHCCSAPGGTECGGCWGAPTLSPEAAKAVAVTLVESVCPDAAGAELAWPPEEHARATVERDLRIGRRFREQPLLFELLKLVAAAPPALCYCSVLLRGLLAALLGHWEASRHPDTAQSPWHLEASCTLVAVMAEGSLLPPALGNMHEVFSQLAPFEVRLLLLSVWGFLREHGPLPQKFIFQSERGRFIRDFSREGGGEGGPHLAVLHSVLHRNIDRLGLFSGRFQAPSPSTLIRQGT, encoded by the exons ATGTCCGCGTTGTGCGAccctcccggggccccagggcctcCCGGGCCTGCCCCGGCCACCCACGGTCCCGCGCCGCTCAG TGCTCAAGAGCTGTCCCAGGAAATCAAGGCTTTTCTAACTGGCGTGGACCCGATTCTGGGCCACCAACTCTCTGCCCGGGAACATGCTCGCTGTGGTCTTCTCCTGCTGCGTTCTTTACCACCTGCTCGAGCTGCTGTGCTTGACCACTTGCGAGGTGTCTTTGATGAGAGTGTCCGGGCCCACCTGGCTGCCCTGGATGAGAGCCCCGTGGCTGCCCCCCCTCACCTCcgtccacccccaccctcccatgtCCCTGCTGGGGGACCTGGTCTAGAAGATGTGGTGCAGGAAGTACAGCAGGTGCTGTCTGAGTTTATCCGAGCCAACCCGAAGGCCTGGGCACCTGTGATTAGTGCTTGGTCCATTGACCTCATGGGGCAACTGAGCAGCACATACTCAGGCCAGCACCAACGTGTGCCCCATGCCACTGGCTCTCTCAATGAATTGCTGCAGCTGTGGATGGGCTGCCGGGCCACCCGCACATTGATGGATATCTATGTCCAGTGTCTCTCAGCTCTCATTGGTAGTTGCCCAGATGCCTGCGTGGATGCCTTGCTGGATACCTCTGTCCAGCATTCCCCACACTTTGACTGGGTTGTGGCCCATATTGGCTCCTCTTTTCCTGGCACCATCATCTCCCGAGTTCTCTCCTGTGGCCTTAAGGATTTCTGTGTTCACggtggggctggaggtggagcTGGTGGCAGTGGTGGAAGCTCTTCTCAGACCCCCTCTATAGACCCTTTCCCTGGATCTCCTGCTATCCCTGGGGAGAAACGGGTGCCCAAGATTGCCTCAGTTGTAGGCATTCTAGGGCACCTGGCCTCCCGCCATGGAGACAGCATCCGCCGGGAACTTCTTCGAATGTTCCATGATAGCCTGGCAGGGGGCACTGGGGGCCGGAGTGGGGACCCCTCCCTTCAGGCCACAGTTCCCTTCCTACTGCAGCTGGCGGTCATGTCACCAGCTTTGCTGGGCACAGTCTCTGGAGAGTTGGTGGACTGCCTTAAGCCCCCAGCTGTGCTGAGCCAGCTGCAGCAACACCTGCAGGGATTTCCCCGAGAGGAGCTGGACAACATGCTGAACCTGGCTGTGCACCTGGTAAGCCAGGCCTCGGGGGCAGGTGCCTACCGGCTGTTGCAGTTCCTGGTGGACACAGCTATGCCTGCCTCAGTCATTACCACCCAAGGCCTGGCTGTGCCGGACCCTGTTCGGGAGGCCTGTGACCGGCTgatccagctgctgctgctgcacctGCAAAAACTGGTTCATCACCGGGGAGGGTCTCCTGGGGAAGGAGTGCtgggcccacccccagccccccgccctgTGCCTTTTTTAGATGCGCTAAGAAACAACGTTGGAGAGCTATGCGGAGAAACATTACGATTGGAACGGAAGCGCTTCCTCTGGCAACACCAGCTCCTGGGCCTGCTCTCTGTCTATACTCGACCTAGCTGTGGACCTGAGGCCTTGGGCCATCTCCTGAGCCGGGCCCGAAGCCCTGAAGAGTTGAGTCTGGCCACCCAATTATATGCAGGGCTGGTGGTCAGTCTCTCGGGCCTCCTGCCTCTGGCTTTCCGAAGCTGCCTGGCTCGGGTGCATGCAGGGACTCTGCAGCCTCCCTTCACTGCCCGGTTCCTGCGCAATTTGGCACTGCTAGTGGGGTGGGAACAGCAGGGTGGTGAGGGCCCTGCAGCCCTAGGGGCCCGGTTTGGGGAGTCTGCATCAGCTCATTTGTCTGACCTGGCTCCTCTCCTGCTACATCCTGAGGAGGAAGTAGCTGAAGCTGCTGCCTCCCTCCTGGCCATTTGTCCCTTTCCTCAAGAAGCCCTGTCCCCCTCCCAACTCCTGGGATTGGTGAGAGCTGGAGTACATCGCTTCTTTGCCTCTCTGAGGCTGCATGGCCCCCCAGGTGTGGCTTCTGCCTCTCAGCTTCTTACCCGCCTCTCTCAGACCTCCCCAGCTGGGCTTAAGGCTGTCTTACAGCTGTTAGTTGAGGGAGCCTTACATCGGGGCAACACAGAACTGTTTGGAGGGGAAGTGGATAGAGACAATGAGACTCTTTCAATTGTCTCAGCTCCTTTGGCTTCTGCCTCCCTTTTGGACACAAACCGGCGCCACACTGCAGCTGTGCCAGGGCCTGGAGGGATTTGGTCAGTTTTCCATGCTGGAGTCATCGGTCGTGGTCTAAAGCCACCCAAGTTTGTCCAGTCTCGCAATCAGCAGGAAGTGATCTATAACACCCAGAGCCTCCTCAGCCTCCTGGTGCACTGCTGCAGTGCCCCTGGGGGTACTGAatgtgggggctgctggggggctcCCACCCTGAGCCCGGAGGCAGCCAAAGCAGTGGCAGTGACCTTGGTGGAGAGTGTGTGCCCCGATGCAGCTGGTGCTGAGCTAGCCTGGCCCCCTGAGGAGCATGCCCGGGCCACTGTGGAGCGGGATCTCCGCATTGGCCGGCGCTTCCGGGAACAGCCCCTGCTCTTTGAGCTGTTAAAGCTGGTAGCAGCTGCTCCGCCAGCCCTGTGCTACTGCTCTGTGCTCTTGCgggggctcctggctgccctTCTGGGTCACTGGGAAGCCTCTCGACACCCTGATACAGCTCAGTCTCCCTGGCATCTGGAGGCATCCTGCACCCTGGTAGCTGTCATGGCTGAGGGAAGCCTTCTGCCACCAGCCCTAGGCAATATGCACGAGGTATTTAGCCAACTGGCACCTTTTGAAGTGCGTCTGCTGCTGCTCAGTGTCTGGGGCTTTCTCCGGGAGCATGGGCCATTGCCCCAGAAGTTCATCTTCCAGTCAGAGCGTGGGCGCTTCATCCGGGACTTCtccagggagggtgggggtgagggtggaccCCATCTCGCTGTGCTGCACAGTGTTCTCCACCGCAACATTGACCGCCTGGGCCTTTTCTCTGGCCGTTTCCAGGCGCCTTCACCGTCCACTCTTATTCGGCAGGGGACATAG